In Oryzias latipes chromosome 19, ASM223467v1, the genomic stretch GTGCAGCATGTACTGATATCCAGAATAGTTCGGCTTCTCGTAGGCCACCCAGCAACCACTCTCAACTCTTATGGAGTTACAGCGGCCAAAGAAATTCTGCATCTCAGGGGAGTCGCTGCTGCACTCATAGTGGCGACCCTGGAAGTTCCTGTCTTCATAAAAGACAATCTGCACATAACAGACAGTTAAATATTATTGCCTTACCACAAAACTAAActttacacaaagaaaaaagtgtaaaaaagatTAGTCACGCCATTGCAGTATGTATTAACCCGAACACAACAAAATTAAGCATTAGATCAGAATTTAGgagtgtaacgattcatttaaacaacaatttgattcatatcataactTGTGGTTGACGAACCAATTCATATTGATTCATCTCGAACAATCTTatttactgacctaaaatggatcctgGACATCTTTGgtcaaaacttcaaccagtgtgactcagagataaatatctgggtactgaacaagattatcttgcaagataatcaagttaAATgcgtacaaacaaacaagtgagCAAGAAATTATGGCAAATGCATTCACACTTTGGTTTCTTAAAGCcaactgttgtttttcaaacCAAAGTAATACAATCATTAGTACATTCtcccacactgtatggtcacatgtctttgctaaattcaaagtgtgtcCACATATTGGACTGtcatgatggcttgatcattttttgttgcatcCCATGTATGTTGTCTGCTGTGCTgacacttggttgtttttatgttatggtAAAATAAACCTGCCATACCTtaatgaaaatggtatattCCAGTCTCAACATAATCAATTTATTCTATTTTGAAACGATTTGGTAAAGGTTAATTTGATTAACCACTAGGCTCAGAAAGATCAATTTGGTTGGACagtaggaatataaatcaattaacttgattaatcattacaccctTATCGAAATTGGTTCAAATTTCATTCACAAGTTCGTGATGCAATTTCATGTATTTACACTTAGATATTATTGAGTGATAtgttattttgtttataaattTCAATTCTTAAATCTAGTTTTGTGTGTTATTGAAACACATGAAATAATCCAATAAAGGAGCTTTAATTTGCATAATTGGGAATTCtttaattaaaaccaaacagaaaagcaattcaactggtttaattggtcttgtatttttttgagtaaaaatttAATAGATTTCACCAACTGAAATGTTAAACCTATCAATAACTTGATTTATGCCTTTTAACTTTGTTAATCTTTAGCAAACTCTCCCACTTAATCTTTTTGCATGTCATGTGGAAAAGTTTGTCCATTTCTGCCAATAAAATCTGCCACtttaattttacacacaaaatctgaaatgctttttaaatccAGTTCTTACCTTGCCCATTGTGATTGTGTTAAGTTCAGAGCGGACCAGGGGCTGGGTTTGTGCTGGACCTCTTTATAGACCTTGCTAGGATCAGGCTTTTGTGAGCCAGGAACAAAGCTTTGTCATGTCAGCACAGTGGACATTGTAAACTGCAGCACGCTGCTGGACTGGTGATCTCCAGCAGTCGCTTTGTCTTTGTCAAAGCTCTGTCTATCTATAGAAAATACTgtacaactgcatttttttctgaggcCTCCAACAAGAGTTGCAACATCTGCCTTTATTGGCCCGAATGCCAGCAACACAGACAAGCTGTGTGaagaaaaacagtaaagaaAGAGACTTTTTCAGTAGTGGTTTAATGGTGACATAGGTTATTAGGTAGCAGCAGGGCATCATGGTTTGAACTAAAGTTTTCTCTGCTGAGAAAGATCCTGCACCTCAGAATTCTACCACCGCAAATTTACTCGAAAAAAGCTCACCGAggcaataaatattttttcaaaacatgtttaatgCACAGTTAAGTTCAGATGATTTTACATGTGAGTCCTCATCCTTCTGAAGGAGCCCACCATGGGGTTGTGGCAGCCCCAGTCACCACAGCTCCTGTACTCTCCGGGCCTCATGAAGTACTGGCGGCCCCTGTAGTTGGGGTGCTCGTAGAAGATCCAGAAGCCCTCCATGACGTTGCAGGAGTAGATGTCACGGTAGCGGAAGCGCTCGTACACGTTGGGGCAGTCGTCTGAGAACTCCATCATTTGCCCCATCATGTCGGGCCTGTTGAAAATCCTCATCTTGTAGGATCCTCTATactggaaaaggaaaataaaatccttATAATTACTCTTCTGCAGGAGGTAACAGATCATTTTTCTATAACGGGTTTTAATTCATGCAAGCACAGAGCCTGGTGGCTGTAAGTGTGAATACGTAGGAAGTCTAAGGAgaatggtggatttttttcccccttctatGCTGCCAGAAACACTCAGAGCGCTCAACAGAATTAGAGTGGGCAGCAGGTCTTCTGGGAGGCATTACATGCTTTTAAAAATTTTGACTGGGTTTCCTTGTGGACTTAGCAGCAGAGACTTTTATGTTCTGACCTGTATGAGATCTGTAAAGGACATCAAAAACCTTGTGATTGACACCCATTTTTAAAGGGGCTTTTGATGTTCAAGGTGATTGGAGGTGTGAGACGCCACGGCCCATCCCATCTCCGTTTGATTGACTTACAGGAGGGAACATCTGGCAGGAGCGGATGCAGTTGTTGAAACCCATCCAGCTGTGGTAGTCGGGGTACTCGCCGGGCCCCAGAATGTACTGATACCCCATGTAGTTGGGCCTCTGGTAGGCCACCCAGTGACCGCCACTGACCCGGATGGAGTTGCAGTAGTTGAAGTGCCTGAAAGTGTCCATGCAGTCACTGCTGCACTCCCAGTGGCGGCCCTGGAAGTTGCGGCCCTCGTAGAAGACAATCTTCAaagtgacaaaaagaaaagcagagaaatgAGGATCAATTTGAACAGATTGTCATATTTATAAACAGACTGTAGGGGACACTGCTCCCCCTTGAACAAACTCAGTCATccttgagtttaaaaaaacccTCTTTGGGTTATTGAGATACTGGTAAAAGCTAAAAGTTGGTCtctaaattcttttaaaataacgttttttttcccccctctggcCCCCTGTGTTTCCCCCTTTGCTCTGATACATGATGCATCTCTCAAACTACAGCCTTTTCCTATTCTACCCCCCTGGCTAAAGCTAAATCCTCAGTGCGTGTGAGCTCGTACCTTTCCCATGGCTGCAGGCCTGTGAACTTTCCCGCATCATAGCCCCACATACACCTACACGTCCTTTTATACTCATCTGCTGCCGGTGAGGCCTCTGACACGTCAGGAACTACTACTCTTTACCTTTTCAGAAGCCTACTACTGTTCTCTTTGTCTGCCAGCTCAGGGGCAACTTATCTCCTTTCTGCTAGAGTTTACCTATAGAATCAGCAACCCCCCCCTAAAAATTACAGCACCAAAGTGCCATTCTGACCCTTGTTGTGCTTTGACCTTGTGATGCAGCTtttgaaatgttaaacaaaAGGCCCTTTTAGGTATGTGGCCCCCCCAGCAACAATGCATATGAAGTGTGTCAGTTTTGGGAGGCCTTGTTCTGAACTAGTACTTAACCAGGTCACcattgaaaaagcaaaaagtaaCACAGTTGTCGAGCTGTTTGAATGGGTTTTGAGTGGCAGGGTATTGATGTGGAACAGACCGCAGCTGAACTGCTGTTCATTTCCTGTCTGAGGAGCTTGAACTGTGGACCGAGCGGggtttttgtgttgatgtgaTCTGCCCTGATTTGTGTCTGTTTCTGCTTCCATCGCCCGCAGTTGTACTGCGCTGCCAGACGGGACTGGTCTGTTTGCAGATGTACAGACAGAACTGTGAGGTGTGTGCGCTCAGGCCTGAATGACATAAAAGCAGAGGTTTGGGGCATCATCATTGTATAAAAGGAAGAGATGTTTGAAATTGAGTCTTTGGCTTGTGAGCGTAGCCcagagcagaaaagaaaaaggccaGAATGAGTTGTAGCCACGTATTGTGCTCCCAAAGCCCAGCTGATGCCAGAAAGGTCAGTCCTATCCTTTAGCCTTTCATCAGGATAAAGAGCCTTTGCCCTCTCTCCACTTTGTCTGCTTTTTGCAGCTTCATCTATGTAAAAGAACGgttttcaaaaaaacacaatagcCATTGTGTTCCTGAGTAAAAACACAGCTCCAATGGTGGATATCCAAGTCTATACGTCACATTGGGTGTTAAGAAACTGTGTTGATAGGCTTTTGGCTGCTTTGATCATCGATCGACTTGAAACTCTCACAGGCTCCAGTAGGTTTCATGTTTGAAGctctgctctttttctatgaCATAAATAGACCATTGATATCCTTTCATCACACCATGCAGCCTAATTGCAGTCGACCATCAGATgggatgttgttttgttttgtgagttTCTGGagcaaatatttactttttggaGGAAAGGTTTAATCAGAATATATAAGAAACAACTGTTTACATCTCCCTCACGCCCAGAGATAAACgattctttcatcatttttattgaATGCGAAGTCTTTGAAAGTGGAAAAGAGGCAGCAGAATGACAGGGATTTCTACTCTGTCAAACACTTGTTTCAGGAAGGAGACTTGGGTACAACGGCAAGGCGGCTTTTTTGTCGTTAAGCTCCGCTTTTCAGCTTGAATGCTACtgctgtttaaagacccacttgtataaaaattgtgtttttggtgttttaaacatgtttttgtagcatttcctcATATCTTAAGGAcattttagcaaaaagaaaaaaaaaagattaaaactgcactagtaagtatttctttatactaattactgtgaaaaaaaaaatgcctttagaaaaagcctgtagcagtgaccTAGGTGCTATATAGTCagtgctccgctccattctgatgcatccacttgcagacaaatagatccacgtacgtcttcattttccacgTTTGAGCCATCATCTGTCTCataactgtatggctggatagctccaaaatggctcaccatttttgttgcttcaCTGatgctaggttggggttgtgatgggctgtaaactagtgggagagactgtaaacaaagggatgatgggaaataagggcaggcttgctctgtgccaacagtgccacccagaggtgaatttctaatgaacgcCTGTTGCTCTGAAAAAACTACGTccaaagaaaatgacacagattttttggattttggctaaaacggcataatcataattaaaagaccaccaggaacacttttacaatcaatcaaaagttgattggagtggaactttaatcTCTAATCCAGATTGGGTGTTATGATTCACCATCACTGTAATCTTTTGGCAGTCGAGGTCCTGGTTCTGTGTGTCTCAGTTTAGCTTTGCAAAAGTCTCCTTCCCACCCTGAAGAGAATCTGACATCACAGAGGTCCTCGCCTGCTTCCTCAGTTCCCCCCAgacaagaagaaagaaagcGACCCGACACAGCATTCCACTCTTCATCTCAGAATGACGGAAGAGAAGGAAAGGAGCGAGACTTTTCTGCTCCTGTGTGTCCGAGGATCTCATTGTGCCAAGTGTGTAACCACGTGGGAGATGACGACACTCAGCACTCAGAATGACTGTCATTCGGGGGAACTGAGTGATTGATGCACACCCCAGAGACAGAGGAGAAGCTTTGCCAGGCATCTGTGAACTCCCGACCTTTCTCATCTATcctgcaaacaaaagaaaagtcctGATGGCAAAATAAATGTGCAGTTTTCTCAGAAAACCCATTTCTGTCCAACAGATGCTTCTTTCAAAACTGAATTaatcacattttcaaaaatccaGACCACGCTTGCTCTGATTCTGCTGTTGTCTCACCCCTAAAATGTTTTATGGAGTGATAGGAACTGAGCTTGTGGCGCCTCCAATGTTCACTGAACAGACATGACAAAGACATTGTGCTATGGTGAGGTGTAAACAAGGGGTCTGTGTGAGTTCTGCTCTTGAGAATCAGCTAATCTGGTGCTAAAAATGTGGCATGATGGGAACGTGCTTGCCAAAACGACTCCCACGAGTAGAATGGGGACCTCTCCTTTGCTGAGAGATCACCCTCTCCATTCTTTCTGTCAGAAAAACTCGAGGCATCCTTCCTCTCTTGTCAATGCCAGCGCGCCCGGCTCTATCGGGACCGCCAGATGCAGGAGCCACTGTGAGCCTGTGCCAGGGCCAGGATTTACCGCAACGCGTCTGATGtgctccatcttttttttttttttagggataATTAAAGAGGAAATGGTATtggaagaaaaatggaaaagaggGAAATGAGGGGTGGGGGTGAGAATATGGATGCAGCTGTCAATTATGTTAAATTGTTCTTTATTTCTCCAAGATTCTGTCTTGTACTCTTCCTTTCCCATCTtaagttttaaagttttggctaaatCTGCGtgctatacttttttttttgtgaagagtTGACCAGGAGCCAGACTTTTCCAATTAAATCaccacatttaaaataaataagcaagCAAACTTCCAAACTTTAGGGAAAATAGCTAATGACATTATCTTTCTATGTAGCACATACTGAATACAAAtatgaaaatacaattttgaaatgtaaaaattagAAGTCAGAGGTTAAAATTGACAAAATTACGGTAAAAGGAGAATTTATTTACTTATAGGTGTCAAAGTATTTGCGCTTGTATTGTATAATTTgtagaaattaaataaaatgtgctttGAATCAAATTTCTAACTAAAGTACAtctaatcttttttattttttatttgcaccaAGAAAACGGCAGACTTGTTTGCATCAGTTTTTATCCTGTTTTGTACTCACGGTGCCCTCTAcagaatacatttttccaaatacCAAACATCTAAatgaaagttgttgtttttttcactgtgGTTGAAGTTATTAGCATggattttcttcacatttgagCACCATAAAGTCTTTATTTAGCTGGAtctatttcagatgctgcaccATGCTACATGACCCAAACTCTGTAAAAAGCAGGACAGCTCTTCCGTCTCTCAGCAGACGCACACCTGGGGGAGCGAAGGCTTTTAGCTGCTCTCACTCCTCATCTCCACATTCTGTTTTGACGTGGCGTGCCTCCCATACCCCAAAGCTTTAAAGGTTTAGAGAGCAACTCTTCACCCTGTAATCCAGGTACCTTTCAAACAAGTCACACTGTTTACTGACACATGACAAAAAAGTTCAACCCCCCTCTCATCTCTCTGCTTACAAGGCTGTAACTCACCCCAGCGCCTGGTACTCGTTCCTCCAGAGCGCCCTGAACAAACAGAGCCCCGGTGAGAAGGGGCCCCTGCCTTTCACCGCTCACAAAATTCCTAATAAGATGTGATGCTGTTGTTCACTTCTTCAAATTTGTCATCAAAGCAAATGTGTTCTGACAACAGCTAGTGACAAGTGCACCAGCGGAGAGGCGGCAGATCAGCTTTTTCACGTCGCATATCAATTATTGATCATGTAGCTCCCCGTCCGCCTCCCCATGCCCCCCTACTGCACCCCACCAAGTAGACACCTTGTGATAATGaaacacatcagtttaaaaaataaataataaactggGGTCGACTCCATTGTTGCAAAGCCTTAAGAGTTTGATTGACTGCCTGCACATTTTCCTGGTTGGCAGTCAGACAGATCAAAGCAAGGTTCCTCTTATTGCCCAAGGCCACTTGCAATTTATTTAGAGGAGCAGTGCTGCTGTCCCAGCAGGTAACGTTATTGGGCAGAGACACTCAGGATAATCAGTACTTTGAGGTGCCTCTCAAATCCCACCTCTGCTGGCTCCATCATGAATGCACAAAAAGTGCATGCATATTATTGATAAAAATATGACTCCCTTGTTTAATTATTGTAAATTTAAACTGTCAAAAATCTACACATGGATGATTCTGATGTATTTTTTAGCTTTGGGTTGATGTGTCAATTTTACCCGACTATATTTTTTGGACAGTTTGTCTTAATAGTCATACATTCCTCTgacttctttttaataacatcaaaacatttcaattcaTGCTTTTATCAACTGCCAGTTGAAATTGTTGCTGtctgaaaataaagaaacaactcacaaaaatttctgtttttaaaatggcaaaagaaaagaaaaactaattccaaaacaaaagcttttttttaaatcaaagctgTTTTGTTGTCTGAACTCCCTCTTTCACAACTATACTTTGGggatttgttgttaaaaagGAACTCAAAGCACAGAAATGTATacgtttcattcatttttttctcaaaataacatttaaaatatagatttaaatgcctaacatacaggattaaaaaattagaaattcaattttttgaaaattatttatAAGCTCCAAAGGATGCCAAAAccagagacattttttttgcttacaaaattatttaattCGATTGAAAGTGAAGAAATGTTGCAGcaattgaaatgttttcctgTTAATGTTATCATATGAAAAATcatacataaaaatgtatttatcggTTTCAGTAAATTATATTCTTCTTGACTAAAGACAAAATCattcttttaaacaaatactGAAGATCAAGATTTtgttaaaatgtcttttatgaatctatttatcaaaacaaaaatatttaataatattaatGACGCATTAATATGGCTGTGTTGATTGGacattaatgttttgtaatgtttttcagAATTATTTCTTCCACAGATTTACTGAGTTCTCGTAAAAGCACATAGTCATTGTAATCCTAATTtattagatgtttttttagttCTTTGAAAAATACGTAATTCATCAGAGAAAATCTATAAACTGAAAGACATTTATTGAAGTAATTATcataaaatttcaaaaaaaaatttatccGCTGCATTTATTCATGACAGCTCATGGCTTGTTGGTTTGGTGGCCTTTT encodes the following:
- the LOC101172536 gene encoding gamma-crystallin M2 → MGKIVFYEGRNFQGRHWECSSDCMDTFRHFNYCNSIRVSGGHWVAYQRPNYMGYQYILGPGEYPDYHSWMGFNNCIRSCQMFPPYRGSYKMRIFNRPDMMGQMMEFSDDCPNVYERFRYRDIYSCNVMEGFWIFYEHPNYRGRQYFMRPGEYRSCGDWGCHNPMVGSFRRMRTHM